The Chrysiogenia bacterium genome contains the following window.
TGCACCGTGGCGGCACTGAAGGGCTGCGCAAAGACGCTTGCCGGCAGTTCCATTTTCTCGATCGAGAGCTGTGCTTTTCCAGCCATCGTTCTTCCTCACACTCCTGGAGCGCTTCCCTTGCGGGAGCTCCTTAGAGCTTGATCTCCACGTCCACGCCGGCCGCCAGGTCGAGCTTCATGAGCGCGTCCACGGTCTGCTGGGTGGGGTCCAAAATATCAAGGAGCCGTTTGTGGGTCCGTATCTCGAACTGCTCACGCGACTTCTTGTCGACGTGCGGCGAACGAAGCACGGTGTAACGCTGAATCCGCGTGGGAAGCGGAATCGGCCCAGAAATACGGGCTCCCGTACGCTTGGCCGTGTCCACGATTTCCCGGGTCGACTGATCCAGGATCTTGTGGTCAAAGGCCTTGAGACGGATTCTGATTTTCTGACTCTGCATGGCTTTCGTACCGCCGTAGTCTCTCTACCGGTGCCCGTGGGCAGCGGTGCTACTCAATAAT
Protein-coding sequences here:
- the rpsJ gene encoding 30S ribosomal protein S10 — its product is MQSQKIRIRLKAFDHKILDQSTREIVDTAKRTGARISGPIPLPTRIQRYTVLRSPHVDKKSREQFEIRTHKRLLDILDPTQQTVDALMKLDLAAGVDVEIKL